One genomic window of Papilio machaon chromosome 17, ilPapMach1.1, whole genome shotgun sequence includes the following:
- the LOC106716116 gene encoding protein O-mannosyl-transferase 2, protein MSEKVKKKVFSKSSVKGWWILFGVICAATFLTRFYKVLEPDHVCWDETHFGKMASWYINRTFFFDVHPPLGKMLIALSGKLSGYDGKYPFEKPGDKYNGTRYEGMRIFCTTLGALTVPITFLSIWEMTQSLEATSIGTILLLCDVGYLTLNRYILLDPILLFFMSCAIYGAFKVRTLTDTGLPPYSTRMLSWQLFLGWSLACTMSVKFVGLFLVLFVGLRTIADLWNILGDLTKPVMLTLKHLIGRTFTLILWPIILYVFFFWIHLTVLSKSGNGDGFYSSGFQARLEGNSLHNASAPRLVAYGALVTLKNHRTGGGYLHSHHHLYPAGVGARQQQITTYTHKDDNNRWVVKPYDRESVSGGAGGAVVVRSGDLVRLTHAATGRNLHSHRERAPLSHKYLQVTGYGEDGIGDANDVWKILISGGKDGEEIQTVRSKLMFVHYLQTCVLTTTGKQLPKWGYEQQEVACNPNLRDKHALWNVEDNLFDDLPKVSFDAYASGFLERFIESHAVMFQGNSGLKPKEGEVTSQPWQWPINYRGQFFSGSGHRVYLLGNPVVWWTNLIFLVVFFFIYIINSIREKRAEAFGKPLKGKTKRQHGDGGGRLLNAAGWSFVGWALHYVPFWAMGRVLYFHHYFPALVFSSMLTGILTEYLLRSIKSYLSPELGRSVYQCAMGLVISSTVYSFYLFSPLAYGMTGPLAHEPNSTMTGLKWLESWEF, encoded by the exons atgtctGAAAAGGTCAAAAAGAAAGTGTTTAGTAAATCTAGTGTTAAAGG TTGGTGGATTCTTTTTGGTGTTATATGCGCGGCTACCTTTTTGACCcgattttataaagtattggAACCAGATCATGTTTG CTGGGATGAGACTCACTTTGGTAAAATGGCTAGTTGGTACATAAATAGAACTTTCTTCTTTGATGTCCATCCACCTCTGGGAAAG atGCTAATAGCACTCTCAGGGAAACTGTCAGGCTATGATGGAAAATATCCTTTTGAGAAACCCGGCGATAAATATAATGGTACCAGATATGAAGGAATGAGAATT ttttgtaCTACATTAGGAGCGTTAACAGTTCCGATAACATTTTTGTCAATTTGGGAGATGACACAATCTTTGGAAGCCACATCTATTGGTACCATTCTACTGTTATGTG atgttGGATATTTAACTCTGAACAGATATATTCTTTTAGATCctattctgttattttttatgagcTGTGCTATTTATGGAGCTTTTAAG GTGAGAACATTAACAGATACAGGTCTGCCGCCATATTCAACTCGTATGTTGTCATGGCAACTGTTCCTGGGCTGGTCTCTAGCATGCACAATGTCTGTTAAGTTTGTTGGTTTGTTCCTTGTATTGTTTGTTGGTCTGCGCACAATTGCAGATTTATGGAATATTCTAGGCGATCTAACAAAACCAGTG ATGTTAAcattgaaacatttaattgGACGGACCTTTACATTAATTCTATGGCCGATCATTctttatgtgttctttttcTGGATTCATCTCACAGTGCTAAGCAaaag tGGCAACGGCGACGGTTTCTACTCGTCGGGTTTCCAGGCGCGTTTGGAGGGCAATAGTTTGCACAACGCCAGTGCGCCACGTCTGGTGGCTTACGGAGCTCTCGTCACACTGAAGAACCACCGCACTGGCGGCGGCTATTTGCACTCGCATCATCATCTCTATCCCGCCGGAGTGGGGGCTCGTCAGCAGCAG atAACAACGTACACACACAAAGATGATAACAACCGGTGGGTGGTGAAACCCTACGACCGCGAGTCTGTGTCGGGtggtgcggggggtgcggtGGTGGTGCGCAGCGGAGACCTGGTGCGCCTCACACACGCCGCCACAGGCCGCAATCTGCACTCGCACAGGGAACGAGCACCTCTCTCACACAAGTACCTGCAGGTCACAGGGTACGGAGAG GATGGTATAGGAGACGCCAATGATGTTTGGAAGATCTTAATCTCCGGAGGGAAGGATGGGGAAGAGATCCAAACTGTGCGGAGCAAGTTGATGTTTGTGCATTATTTACAG aCATGTGTATTGACTACAACTGGAAAACAGTTACCGAAGTGGGGCTACGAACAACAAGAGGTGGCGTGTAACCCCAACTTGAGGGACAAACACGCGCTTTGGAATGTTGAGGACAACTTGTTTGATGACT taCCCAAGGTGAGTTTCGATGCGTACGCGTCTGGATTCTTGGAGCGGTTCATAGAGTCGCACGCCGTCATGTTCCAAGGCAACTCAGGACTCAAGCCCAAGGAAGGGGAGGTGACATCACAACCCTGGCAGTGGCCTATCAATTACAGg GGTCAATTTTTCTCTGGCAGTGGTCATAGAGTATATTTATTAGGCAACCCTGTAGTTTGGTGGACCAACCTTATTTTCTtggttgttttcttttttatctacatCATTAATTCTATCAGAGAAAAGAGGGCAGAGGCATTTGGAAAACCTTTAAAAGGTAAGACTAAAAGACAACA TGGGGATGGGGGAGGGCGTTTGCTGAACGCTGCGGGGTGGAGTTTCGTGGGGTGGGCGCTGCACTACGTGCCCTTCTGGGCGATGGGCCGCGTGCTTTACTTCCACCATTACTTCCCCGCGCTCGTCTTCAGCTCCATGCTCACAG GTATCTTAACAGAATATCTGTTACGTAGCATCAAGAGTTACTTGAGCCCAGAGTTGGGGCGCAGCGTGTACCAGTGCGCGATGGGTCTCGTCATCTCCAGTACAGTGTACAGCTTCTATCTGTTCTCTCCATTGGCGTACGGCATGACCGGTCCTTTAGCACACGAGCCCAACTCCACTATGACCGGCTTGAAATGGCTGGAGTCGTGGGAGTTTTAA